In Paenibacillus ihbetae, the following are encoded in one genomic region:
- a CDS encoding ABC transporter permease, which translates to MNVRSLNTRLASMNPIAIILYGLIIWFVIAFLIYPNLNIYGEIFFKDGKFTLEAAEKLLSSERAMKSLYNSFILAFSLVVTVNIVGITLVLISEYFDIKGAKILKLGYSTTLIYSGVVLVSGYKFVYGEEGFMTKLLVRIFPSFDTTWFHGYWAVLFVMTFACTSNHFLFLSNAIRKIDFQTVEAARNMGASAWYILRRVVLPVLKPTIYALTILTFLTGLAATSAPLILGGKEFQTITPMILTFSKSMTSRDLAALLALILGLATLVLLTVMIRFERKGNFMSVSKVKSELVKQKIRHKVGNVAAHILAYGLFVLYIVPVVLIILFSFTDSASITTATLNPNSFTLDNYIQVFSSMSAFKPYLVSIVYAAAASVIVVALTLAVSRLLHKYNNKWTLALEYSLLIPWILPSTLIAIGLIVTFNTPKLVIGNSVLVGTVWMLLIAYVIVHIPFTLRMVKASFFSLDGNLEDAARNLGAKPFYTFRKVLLPIILPSTLAVLALNFNGILADYDVTVFLYHPLYQPLGIVIKNSTDAQAAADTKALTLVYSVILMIMSTITLYFVYGRNSRT; encoded by the coding sequence ATGAATGTCCGGAGCCTAAACACCCGGCTGGCTTCCATGAACCCAATCGCCATCATCCTGTACGGATTGATTATTTGGTTCGTCATTGCCTTCCTAATTTATCCGAACTTGAATATTTACGGCGAAATCTTCTTTAAAGACGGCAAATTTACGCTGGAGGCGGCGGAAAAGCTGCTGTCGTCCGAACGGGCGATGAAAAGTTTGTATAACAGCTTTATTCTGGCGTTCTCGCTTGTCGTTACGGTAAACATCGTGGGCATTACGCTCGTGCTGATCTCGGAATACTTCGATATCAAAGGGGCGAAGATCCTAAAGCTGGGATATTCGACGACGCTGATTTACAGCGGGGTCGTGCTGGTGTCCGGATATAAATTCGTGTATGGCGAAGAGGGGTTTATGACCAAGCTCTTGGTCCGCATCTTCCCTTCGTTTGATACGACCTGGTTCCATGGGTACTGGGCGGTTCTATTCGTCATGACGTTCGCCTGCACGTCCAACCACTTCCTGTTCTTGAGCAATGCCATTCGCAAAATCGACTTCCAGACCGTAGAAGCGGCGAGAAATATGGGGGCGTCTGCATGGTACATCCTCCGGCGGGTCGTGCTTCCGGTTCTGAAGCCAACCATTTATGCGCTGACGATTCTGACCTTCCTGACCGGCCTTGCTGCGACGTCCGCACCGCTCATCCTCGGCGGGAAGGAATTCCAGACGATTACGCCGATGATCCTGACTTTTTCGAAAAGCATGACGTCGAGGGATCTGGCCGCGCTGCTGGCCCTTATTCTCGGTTTGGCGACACTGGTGCTGTTAACCGTGATGATCCGGTTTGAACGCAAGGGCAACTTCATGTCGGTCTCCAAAGTCAAGTCCGAGCTGGTCAAGCAGAAAATCCGGCACAAAGTCGGGAATGTGGCCGCTCATATTCTGGCATACGGCCTGTTTGTGCTCTATATCGTTCCGGTCGTGCTCATCATTCTCTTTTCGTTCACCGATTCGGCCAGCATCACAACCGCCACGCTGAATCCGAACAGCTTCACCTTGGATAATTACATTCAAGTGTTTTCATCCATGTCGGCATTCAAGCCGTATCTCGTGAGCATCGTCTATGCTGCCGCAGCCTCGGTCATCGTTGTTGCGTTGACGCTGGCGGTCTCCAGATTATTGCATAAATATAATAACAAGTGGACGCTTGCCCTGGAATACTCGCTGCTGATCCCATGGATCCTGCCTTCGACATTAATCGCGATCGGACTGATCGTAACGTTTAATACGCCCAAGCTGGTGATCGGGAATTCGGTTCTGGTGGGAACGGTCTGGATGCTGTTGATCGCGTATGTGATCGTTCATATTCCTTTCACCCTGCGTATGGTAAAGGCATCATTCTTCAGCTTGGACGGCAATTTGGAAGATGCGGCAAGAAACCTGGGCGCCAAACCCTTCTATACGTTCAGGAAAGTGCTGCTGCCCATCATTCTTCCGTCGACGTTAGCGGTCCTTGCCTTGAATTTCAACGGGATTTTGGCCGATTACGACGTTACGGTGTTCCTCTATCATCCCTTGTACCAACCGTTAGGAATCGTCATCAAGAACAGCACGGATGCGCAGGCCGCAGCGGATACTAAAGCGTTAACCTTGGTGTATTCCGTAATATTGATGATCATGTCCACCATTACTTTATATTTTGTATATGGCAGAAACAGCAGAACTTGA
- a CDS encoding DUF7601 domain-containing protein: MKQKRSIGKALLSFCLAILLVLQTVTFSFTAYADSAPSNSEAAVDAADSPSADEPPSVTEDVYDEPASAPMALAAGPADKTAVLVNANPTFTLTVKQGNPATVIPPGGEINGRDNFTIALDDIAVPTQGDYPSAPPDTVIQQGDYAILDKATYFADVNLTPAGPTPINQGSQKIATVQFYTDYIKITFDGAGVYDGSKNKVKIGFSANAKAADQSPGGGVETEIFGNGFKFTNSPLEPVYRIWTGSQSLSGHYSWINGAAFQEGAVAWRIIVASNDKDDPTIQMKLDNLTVVDTLTDAGPYVAGSFKLYKAKTTVDANGNIKQVTAPVEVADAGEPIIDPVNGTLTYKLPDGFGDSAAYLDFKTWIPKSKWYNEFDGTNGAAVGVNDSRKVVVKTTAAKLLDVDGTTMLAGPLDASEASLTPDWIQQSGKVGGGGGLITWTITVNARNYHRENRPIGGLENVTITDTLPEGTEFVSATYTVAGVDKGSITPVGNVFNIGDANGPIQLTIVSKITDTSKSKFTNVPRANWELASPAAGVDWNNDAVGVAPNGVTATTEVIVGAHTFTKSAATNNATAYALYNVGGARWTINLKPQYDLDDPVVYDLLVHGDSLAVLDNLDKENYQKISKTTLDAIRSKIDDKQLWQKYREGSLVTGAGLAGEVIVLTVNDKPVADLIKVTGYKGEVTGTVSFESVTTNPNNLFRQDSGGNWSNRGLFFDGDDYMSHHDATVRNPVRMLNKGMLYASTVDENGKALGNIAADWNRNYGNYSGSTWTRAFAVNDPNWYVDDPLTGVGTPRDDKYLLAGYDRKDRTVTFRLAVNMPGFKTEEMAKDGGTRVASDIQLVDTLPEGWEFVDYAPGEPYRLYKGVTGYNTGSGQSAGGYGAFAQANEIIQPNDPRHVVSFIKNGNVGTFTFSKLESPYVILVKARPTNDKLATYQIGINRAGENKAVFSMEWGDKPYSATETHRILVPVQSLSKTAKKPVSGVQEWTVNYTPPFEMKQGVYLLDTLAKGLQLRKDANGNLSLEPSDIAVYSGEMKADGTLQRVGQPLNLADPNSEVKVTLGTDGATGGSTLRFDFTDPNKLYQIVYQTESQGMQPGVAGNSIKLMGDDKLPPISAHSNITLDANDVAGSANENGLLYLLKIGPDGKTPLKDVKFKLYNPDGTPAKDMHNNEMEEKTTGPDGKTSFIIQVPGDYLLKQTYIDPDTYLPTTTVYRVRVIDAPGKPVLVDGQKVDSNNPLVVPTPAQGKLTISNKVEGNGSDPGKVFEYTVNFAGEGKDGEYRYKKPDNTFGTLKSGAKIILKNGESVVFPALPADLVYTVTEADYTTVDGYTTMPETRELSGTIVNKGDHKADFVNKRNVNNLTVSNTVTGDGAEPDKPFKYTMTFDGAGKGQAYNYEHSDGTTGTITSGDTFELKHGQTVIIKDLPENLKYMITQDGYTNDGYATTPAGLSDEGIMAGADRNADFINDRTVNKLTITNTVMGNGGDKTKAFEYTVIFEQAGKDGSYAYTKSDGATSTPGTIKSGESFTLKDGEALEIVGLPKDLKYTVTQKDYTTDEYVTTPKERQYSGVMVGNDEVAPFTNVRVIEGGLLISNTVKGKDDDKSKPFQYTLTFTGKGSDKSYAYVKSDGSKGTITSGDTFELTDGQTLLIEGLPTYLKYTVTQDDYSKDGYVMDPESLEHTGTIPEKTLAEAHFENTRPYLEGVLRDNNTGEVIPNASITVTNLKTAEKQTIQTNEKGEYFVPAEADTDYTITYTKVYTVGGKDVPIEFTQKANVDGSVKDETVPADITAVGIVLFKQLDGTTELFNDSFISQMRIYLKDKDGNYIQENGRPKAFPMDTKGTFSVEGLSEQKYTMEVRYEAENGEELLFKVTQLDVKANGELNISEELVDPYGTVYDETTGDAVTGKKIEGATVTLYYADTQRNRDKGRTPDTKVTLPRVPNFAPHDNKSPEQDSDANGFYAYMVFPEADYYLIVTKDGYETHRSDTISVDFDIVKYDVPMKPINTGGGPGPVNPAPEPGNPGPVTPTPEPENPGPVNPTPEPEHPGPVSPTPEPENPGPVNPTPEPENPGPVSPTPEPENPGPVNPAPEPVNPGPVSPVPDQPGNVNNDTNNDDNEVGNVSDFNDQSAGNGSNELDDAPKTGDSGPSPIFYLALALMSLITIGLCLLGGKKKQHIQ; this comes from the coding sequence TTGAAACAAAAACGCAGCATAGGCAAGGCACTGCTTTCTTTCTGCCTGGCGATTCTGCTTGTCTTGCAGACAGTGACGTTCTCTTTCACTGCATATGCAGATAGCGCGCCAAGCAATTCCGAGGCGGCCGTTGACGCAGCCGACTCGCCGAGTGCGGATGAACCGCCGTCAGTAACGGAGGATGTGTACGATGAGCCGGCTTCCGCCCCGATGGCCTTAGCGGCTGGGCCGGCGGATAAGACGGCGGTGTTGGTGAACGCCAACCCGACGTTTACCCTCACGGTAAAGCAGGGGAACCCTGCGACTGTGATTCCGCCAGGAGGCGAGATTAACGGACGGGACAATTTTACCATTGCGCTGGACGATATCGCCGTGCCAACCCAGGGTGACTATCCCAGTGCTCCGCCCGACACCGTAATTCAGCAAGGGGATTATGCCATTCTGGACAAGGCGACCTACTTCGCCGATGTGAATTTGACTCCTGCAGGTCCTACGCCGATTAATCAGGGCAGTCAGAAAATTGCGACCGTCCAATTTTACACCGATTACATCAAAATTACGTTTGATGGCGCAGGGGTATATGACGGCAGTAAAAACAAGGTGAAAATCGGCTTTTCAGCTAATGCCAAAGCGGCAGATCAGAGCCCTGGCGGCGGCGTGGAAACGGAAATTTTCGGGAATGGGTTCAAATTTACCAACTCCCCGTTAGAACCGGTGTACCGTATTTGGACGGGAAGCCAAAGCTTGTCTGGACACTACAGTTGGATCAATGGAGCTGCTTTTCAGGAAGGCGCTGTTGCATGGCGAATTATTGTAGCTTCCAATGACAAGGATGACCCAACCATTCAGATGAAGCTGGACAACCTGACCGTTGTTGATACTTTAACGGATGCTGGGCCGTACGTAGCGGGTTCTTTCAAGCTTTACAAAGCAAAGACCACCGTGGACGCGAACGGCAATATCAAACAGGTGACGGCGCCCGTTGAAGTCGCTGATGCCGGAGAGCCGATTATTGATCCGGTCAACGGGACGCTAACCTATAAGCTCCCTGATGGCTTCGGTGACAGCGCCGCATATCTCGACTTCAAAACGTGGATTCCGAAGAGCAAGTGGTACAATGAATTCGACGGCACTAACGGGGCTGCTGTAGGCGTTAATGACAGCCGAAAAGTAGTAGTTAAAACCACTGCTGCAAAGCTGCTTGATGTAGATGGAACTACCATGCTGGCGGGACCACTCGATGCAAGCGAAGCCTCCCTAACCCCCGACTGGATTCAGCAATCGGGTAAGGTGGGCGGAGGCGGCGGTCTCATCACATGGACCATTACAGTAAACGCTCGAAATTATCATCGTGAAAATAGACCGATTGGCGGGCTGGAAAATGTGACGATTACCGACACATTGCCTGAAGGCACAGAGTTCGTATCCGCCACCTATACGGTAGCTGGCGTTGACAAAGGGTCAATTACACCCGTTGGCAATGTGTTCAATATCGGAGATGCGAACGGACCGATTCAACTTACGATTGTGTCCAAGATAACCGATACGAGCAAAAGTAAATTTACGAACGTACCACGCGCTAACTGGGAGTTGGCAAGTCCGGCTGCTGGTGTTGACTGGAATAACGATGCAGTGGGAGTAGCTCCTAACGGCGTGACAGCGACGACTGAGGTGATCGTTGGCGCACATACCTTCACGAAAAGCGCTGCAACAAACAATGCTACCGCTTATGCGCTGTACAACGTCGGAGGCGCCAGATGGACGATCAATTTGAAGCCGCAGTACGATCTGGATGATCCAGTTGTCTATGATTTGCTAGTTCACGGCGATTCTCTGGCTGTGCTGGATAATCTGGATAAAGAGAATTATCAGAAGATATCGAAGACAACTCTCGATGCCATCAGAAGCAAAATCGACGACAAGCAGCTCTGGCAGAAATATCGCGAGGGCTCACTTGTAACGGGTGCCGGATTGGCTGGCGAGGTCATTGTCTTGACGGTCAACGACAAGCCGGTGGCTGATCTGATCAAGGTAACAGGGTATAAAGGAGAAGTAACGGGGACCGTTTCATTCGAATCCGTTACGACTAACCCGAACAACCTGTTCCGTCAGGATAGCGGTGGCAATTGGAGCAACCGCGGCTTGTTCTTCGATGGTGACGACTATATGAGTCACCATGATGCCACCGTCAGAAACCCGGTGCGGATGCTGAACAAGGGGATGCTGTATGCGAGTACAGTCGATGAGAACGGCAAGGCGCTAGGAAATATAGCTGCCGATTGGAACCGAAATTATGGTAACTATAGCGGCAGCACATGGACGAGGGCATTTGCCGTCAATGATCCGAACTGGTATGTAGACGACCCTCTTACTGGTGTTGGAACTCCCCGTGATGATAAATACCTGCTAGCAGGCTATGATCGGAAAGATCGAACGGTTACTTTCCGTCTGGCGGTGAACATGCCGGGCTTTAAGACGGAGGAGATGGCCAAGGACGGCGGCACCCGCGTAGCCAGCGACATCCAGCTGGTAGATACGCTGCCTGAAGGTTGGGAGTTTGTGGATTACGCTCCTGGCGAGCCTTATCGGCTTTATAAAGGTGTTACGGGCTATAATACAGGCTCAGGACAAAGTGCAGGCGGTTATGGTGCATTTGCACAAGCAAACGAGATCATACAGCCGAACGATCCGCGGCATGTGGTAAGCTTCATCAAGAACGGGAATGTAGGCACCTTCACCTTCTCCAAGCTGGAGAGCCCTTACGTCATTCTGGTGAAGGCGCGTCCGACGAATGATAAGCTGGCAACCTACCAGATAGGTATCAATAGAGCCGGTGAGAACAAGGCTGTGTTCTCCATGGAATGGGGAGACAAGCCCTATAGCGCCACCGAAACTCATAGAATCCTTGTGCCTGTGCAGTCTCTGAGCAAGACCGCGAAAAAGCCTGTTTCCGGCGTGCAGGAATGGACGGTGAACTACACGCCTCCGTTCGAAATGAAGCAAGGCGTCTATTTGCTGGATACTCTTGCCAAGGGGCTACAACTGCGTAAAGATGCAAATGGAAACCTATCCCTTGAACCTTCCGATATTGCTGTCTATTCCGGGGAGATGAAAGCGGACGGTACTTTGCAGCGAGTCGGACAACCGCTGAATCTTGCGGATCCGAATAGCGAAGTGAAGGTCACCTTGGGCACAGACGGGGCAACCGGAGGATCGACGCTCAGATTTGATTTTACCGACCCGAACAAGCTCTATCAGATCGTTTACCAGACGGAATCCCAGGGGATGCAGCCGGGTGTGGCCGGGAACTCCATCAAGTTGATGGGCGACGATAAACTCCCGCCGATCAGCGCGCACAGCAACATTACGCTGGACGCTAACGATGTGGCTGGAAGCGCAAATGAAAATGGGCTGCTCTACCTGCTGAAGATTGGCCCCGACGGGAAAACACCACTGAAGGACGTCAAGTTCAAGCTATATAACCCTGATGGTACTCCGGCCAAGGATATGCACAACAATGAGATGGAAGAAAAAACGACTGGTCCGGACGGCAAGACGAGTTTCATTATTCAAGTGCCGGGGGATTACTTGCTCAAGCAGACGTATATTGATCCCGATACTTACTTGCCTACGACTACGGTGTACCGGGTGCGTGTCATCGATGCGCCGGGTAAGCCTGTCCTCGTTGACGGACAGAAGGTGGACTCGAACAATCCGCTGGTCGTGCCTACACCGGCCCAAGGTAAGCTGACCATCAGCAATAAGGTGGAAGGTAACGGCAGCGATCCGGGTAAAGTGTTCGAATACACCGTTAACTTTGCCGGAGAGGGTAAAGACGGAGAGTACAGGTATAAGAAGCCGGATAATACGTTTGGCACGCTCAAGAGCGGAGCCAAGATTATCCTAAAGAACGGAGAATCGGTAGTCTTTCCGGCATTGCCTGCGGATCTGGTCTATACCGTAACCGAGGCAGATTATACGACCGTTGACGGTTACACGACCATGCCGGAGACGAGAGAGTTATCCGGTACAATCGTGAATAAAGGCGACCATAAGGCAGATTTCGTCAACAAGCGTAACGTTAACAATCTGACCGTAAGCAATACCGTCACGGGGGACGGCGCAGAACCGGACAAGCCGTTTAAATACACGATGACCTTCGACGGTGCAGGTAAAGGTCAAGCTTACAATTACGAGCATTCCGACGGTACGACCGGCACGATCACATCCGGCGATACCTTCGAGCTCAAACATGGTCAGACCGTTATAATTAAGGATCTTCCAGAGAATTTGAAGTATATGATCACCCAGGATGGTTACACGAACGACGGCTACGCGACCACCCCTGCAGGATTGTCTGATGAGGGAATCATGGCGGGGGCCGATCGCAATGCAGACTTCATCAATGATCGCACCGTCAACAAGCTGACGATCACCAATACGGTCATGGGCAATGGCGGCGACAAGACGAAGGCGTTCGAGTACACTGTCATCTTTGAACAAGCAGGCAAGGATGGAAGCTACGCGTATACGAAATCGGACGGCGCAACGAGTACACCGGGCACGATCAAGTCTGGCGAATCCTTCACCCTTAAGGATGGAGAGGCGCTGGAAATTGTAGGTCTGCCTAAGGATCTGAAATACACGGTGACTCAGAAGGACTACACAACTGACGAATACGTGACCACACCTAAGGAACGGCAGTATTCCGGGGTCATGGTGGGCAATGATGAAGTTGCCCCGTTCACGAATGTGCGAGTCATCGAAGGCGGCCTGCTCATCAGCAACACGGTTAAAGGCAAAGACGACGACAAGTCCAAGCCGTTCCAGTACACGCTCACCTTCACAGGCAAGGGGTCGGATAAATCCTACGCCTATGTGAAGTCGGACGGCAGCAAAGGAACGATCACGAGCGGAGACACCTTCGAGCTTACCGACGGCCAGACGCTCCTTATAGAAGGACTTCCGACGTATCTCAAGTATACGGTGACCCAGGATGATTATTCGAAGGACGGCTATGTGATGGATCCTGAAAGCCTCGAACACACAGGCACCATTCCGGAGAAAACGTTGGCAGAGGCACACTTTGAAAATACTCGCCCGTATCTGGAAGGCGTGCTGCGTGACAACAACACAGGAGAAGTCATTCCGAATGCATCCATCACGGTGACTAATCTGAAGACAGCTGAGAAGCAGACGATTCAGACGAATGAGAAGGGTGAATATTTCGTCCCTGCCGAGGCGGACACCGACTATACGATCACGTATACGAAGGTGTATACGGTAGGCGGAAAAGACGTACCTATCGAGTTCACGCAAAAAGCAAATGTGGACGGCAGCGTGAAAGACGAAACCGTTCCGGCGGACATTACGGCGGTAGGGATCGTTCTGTTCAAGCAGCTGGATGGAACAACAGAGCTATTCAACGATTCGTTTATCAGCCAGATGCGTATCTATTTGAAGGACAAGGACGGCAATTATATTCAGGAGAACGGTCGTCCTAAAGCGTTCCCGATGGATACGAAGGGCACTTTCTCCGTGGAAGGGCTAAGCGAGCAGAAGTACACCATGGAAGTTCGCTATGAAGCTGAAAATGGAGAGGAACTGCTCTTCAAAGTGACGCAGCTGGACGTGAAGGCTAACGGAGAGCTGAATATTTCCGAGGAATTGGTCGACCCTTACGGTACGGTCTATGATGAAACGACAGGTGATGCCGTTACGGGTAAGAAAATTGAAGGAGCCACAGTAACACTGTATTATGCGGATACGCAGCGGAATCGAGATAAAGGCCGTACTCCGGATACGAAAGTAACGCTTCCTCGGGTTCCGAATTTTGCACCGCACGACAATAAGAGCCCAGAGCAGGATAGCGACGCAAATGGCTTCTATGCATACATGGTGTTTCCTGAAGCGGATTATTATCTGATCGTAACGAAGGATGGATACGAGACGCACAGAAGTGATACGATTTCTGTCGACTTCGACATTGTGAAATACGATGTGCCGATGAAACCGATCAACACCGGCGGCGGACCAGGCCCTGTAAACCCAGCTCCAGAGCCGGGGAATCCAGGCCCAGTTACTCCAACGCCAGAACCGGAGAATCCAGGCCCAGTTAACCCAACTCCGGAACCGGAGCACCCAGGTCCTGTCAGCCCAACGCCAGAACCGGAGAATCCAGGTCCTGTTAACCCAACGCCAGAGCCGGAGAATCCAGGTCCTGTCAGCCCGACTCCAGAGCCGGAGAATCCGGGCCCAGTTAACCCGGCTCCAGAGCCAGTAAATCCAGGTCCTGTCAGCCCTGTTCCTGACCAACCTGGCAACGTAAACAATGACACTAACAACGATGACAACGAAGTTGGTAATGTCAGCGACTTCAACGATCAGAGTGCGGGCAATGGAAGTAACGAGCTGGACGATGCACCGAAAACAGGGGATAGCGGCCCATCGCCAATCTTCTACTTGGCCTTGGCGTTGATGTCCTTGATTACAATCGGACTCTGCCTGCTCGGCGGGAAGAAGAAACAGCACATTCAATAA
- a CDS encoding FMN-dependent NADH-azoreductase: protein METLLVINAHPMVDADSSISLQVLHHFLETYREMNPEGPIERIDLYRDTIPCIDRTFLSLHEKRRSGETLTEEEQALDTRMTEILQQFKRAKKYVIAMPLHNFNIPSKLKDYIDNILIAKETFAYTDKGSVGLLTDGRNVLVIQASDGIYTNQDWYTEVEYSHKYLKAMFNFMGVDYQIIRAQGSYSRGKDEVLAQAFREAESAAASFARSVHVENA, encoded by the coding sequence TTGGAAACACTGCTCGTTATCAATGCACACCCCATGGTGGATGCCGATTCGTCGATAAGCCTGCAAGTGCTCCATCATTTTCTGGAGACGTATAGAGAGATGAATCCGGAAGGGCCAATCGAACGGATCGATTTATATCGGGATACCATTCCTTGCATAGACCGTACCTTTCTGAGCCTGCACGAGAAAAGGAGAAGCGGGGAGACCTTGACTGAAGAAGAGCAGGCCCTCGACACCCGCATGACCGAAATTCTGCAGCAATTTAAGCGTGCGAAGAAATATGTCATCGCCATGCCGCTCCATAACTTTAACATTCCCTCCAAGCTGAAAGACTATATCGATAACATTCTGATCGCTAAAGAGACGTTCGCCTATACGGACAAGGGATCGGTCGGTCTGCTAACCGACGGCAGAAACGTGCTTGTCATTCAAGCAAGCGATGGAATCTATACGAATCAGGATTGGTACACGGAAGTCGAGTATTCTCACAAGTATTTAAAGGCGATGTTTAACTTTATGGGCGTCGACTATCAAATTATCCGTGCTCAAGGGAGCTATTCACGGGGAAAGGATGAAGTTTTAGCCCAGGCCTTCCGTGAAGCCGAGTCTGCGGCGGCGTCCTTTGCAAGATCGGTTCATGTTGAAAACGCGTGA
- the leuA gene encoding 2-isopropylmalate synthase, with the protein MKNVEKYARGYFMPPETSLSWTQKEYITEAPIWCSVDLRDGNQALIVPMNLEEKLEYFKLLVEIGFKEIEVGFPAASETEFTFLRTLIEQDLIPDDVTIQVLTQSREHIIRKTFESLKGAKKAVVHLYNSTSVAQREQVFRKSKQEIIDIAVSGAKLLKECAAETEGNFQFQYSPESFTGTEIEFALDICNSVLDVWQPTAENPVIINLPATVSMSMPHVYASQIEYMSENLSFREHVILSVHPHNDRGTGVADAELGMLAGAQRVEGTLFGNGERTGNVDIVTLALNMYSHGVDPKLNFENIPAIISVYERLTKMKVSERHPYGGELVFTAFSGSHQDAIAKGMKWREEQEPRHWSVPYLLIDPKDIGREYEGDIIRINSQSGKGGIGYVLQLKYGLDLPAKMRENFGYFVKNVSDQQQKELMPDEIYDIFVKEYVNITSPVEFIKYRMTDNEDFHTTVTIRTGNEVKEIEGTGNGRLDAISNALQTELGMNYTDLIYKEHALETGSKSQAVSYIGITAADGSVYWGCGIDVDIMTSSVKALFSAVNQFSRK; encoded by the coding sequence ATGAAAAATGTTGAGAAATACGCCAGAGGATATTTTATGCCGCCGGAGACAAGCTTGAGCTGGACCCAAAAGGAATACATTACCGAGGCGCCGATTTGGTGCAGCGTCGACCTTCGCGACGGAAACCAGGCATTGATCGTTCCGATGAATTTGGAGGAGAAGCTGGAATACTTCAAATTGCTTGTGGAGATCGGGTTCAAGGAGATCGAGGTCGGATTCCCCGCGGCATCGGAGACGGAGTTCACCTTTCTGCGCACATTGATCGAGCAGGATTTGATCCCGGATGACGTTACGATCCAAGTGCTGACCCAATCGAGAGAGCACATCATCCGCAAAACGTTTGAATCGCTGAAGGGCGCGAAGAAGGCCGTCGTCCATTTGTACAACTCGACCTCCGTAGCGCAGCGGGAACAGGTATTCCGCAAGTCCAAACAAGAGATTATCGACATTGCCGTGAGCGGCGCCAAGCTGCTCAAAGAATGCGCTGCCGAGACGGAAGGAAACTTCCAGTTCCAGTATTCGCCGGAGAGCTTCACCGGTACGGAGATCGAGTTTGCCCTGGACATCTGCAACAGCGTGCTCGACGTATGGCAGCCGACGGCCGAGAACCCGGTTATCATAAACCTTCCTGCAACAGTCTCCATGTCGATGCCTCACGTCTACGCAAGTCAGATCGAGTATATGAGCGAGAATCTGAGCTTCCGGGAGCATGTCATTTTGTCGGTCCATCCGCATAACGACAGAGGAACGGGCGTGGCGGATGCGGAGCTGGGAATGCTGGCCGGAGCCCAGCGCGTCGAAGGCACGTTGTTCGGAAACGGCGAGAGAACGGGGAACGTCGACATCGTGACGCTGGCGCTCAACATGTACTCGCACGGGGTGGACCCGAAGCTGAATTTTGAGAACATCCCTGCGATCATCTCCGTCTATGAACGGCTGACCAAGATGAAAGTAAGCGAGAGACATCCTTACGGAGGCGAGCTGGTATTCACCGCTTTCTCGGGCTCGCACCAGGATGCCATTGCAAAAGGAATGAAGTGGCGCGAGGAACAAGAGCCGCGGCATTGGTCGGTTCCTTATCTGCTGATTGATCCCAAGGATATCGGCAGGGAGTATGAAGGCGATATTATCCGCATTAACAGCCAGTCCGGCAAAGGCGGCATCGGATATGTCCTGCAGCTGAAGTACGGACTCGATCTCCCGGCGAAAATGCGCGAAAACTTCGGATACTTCGTGAAGAACGTATCGGATCAACAGCAGAAGGAATTGATGCCGGATGAAATTTACGACATTTTCGTGAAGGAATATGTGAACATAACATCTCCTGTCGAGTTTATCAAATACCGGATGACGGACAATGAAGATTTCCATACGACCGTCACGATCCGAACCGGCAATGAAGTCAAGGAGATTGAGGGCACCGGAAACGGAAGACTTGATGCCATCAGCAATGCGCTCCAAACCGAGCTTGGAATGAACTATACCGACTTGATCTATAAAGAACACGCTTTGGAAACAGGCTCGAAGTCACAAGCGGTCTCTTACATCGGTATAACGGCTGCTGACGGCAGCGTATATTGGGGCTGCGGCATTGACGTTGATATTATGACCTCGTCTGTAAAAGCGCTGTTTAGCGCCGTGAATCAATTTAGCCGGAAATGA